gttcgcaaccttttttcagtaatgtacgccctatgattttttttttaattcaagtaccccctaatcagagcaatgcatttttggttgaaaaaatagataaagaagtaaaatgcagcactatgtcatcagtttctgatttattaaattgtataacaaaatattgctcatttgtagtggtctttcttgaactattcggaaaaaaagatataaaaataactaaaaacttgttgaaaaataaacaagtgattcaattataaataaagatttctacacatagaagtaatcatcaaattaaagtgccctctttggggattgtaatagagatccatctggattcatcaacttcattctaaacgttcattcacaaaaaaaaaaaaatctttaacatcaatatttatggaacttgtccacaaaaaaatctagctgtcaacactgaatattgcattgttgcatttattttcacagtttatgaacttacattcatattttgttgaagcattattcaataaatctatttataaaggatttttgaattgttatttttagaatatttaaaaaaaaatctcacgtaccccttggcataccttcaagtacccccatttgagaaccattgccctatataatatatatagctagccagtccactttatttatacagcacatttaaacaacaaacatgtttcaaaagtgctgcacaaaaatattaaaaacaagattcaaatactatccttagctccaccaatgacagaataaaaaccaaataaatacatataaaaccaacacaaaaacaatatacatataaacataagtACGTTTATGTTTTTGCTGGGTGGTTATCAATCTTTCTATCAAAACTTATTTCTTGCTTTCAACAAAGACAAACGCTTCCTTTCTGTCTCCCTTATCTGTGCCctgctttttcttctttgtcttgtcttgtcttgtctcatctCTTTGGAGCCTCTCCATGCACTGTTCTCCAAATCTTAAACATGgaattgataaacatgttttcAACGCAATTGACAAGATTTTTTTACGACGGTTCGGGGGAATCTGTCTGTCTTGAGGGAATATTTGCTGCTGAACACATGACGGACGCGTGCAAGAAGTGGCGGGTCATGTGCCTGGCGAGTCTTTCTGTTGAGGACATCAAAGTTGTCTACATATTCGGAACTATGATAACGGGGCATGTGCTGATTATATTGAGCTTTGCCCTGTTGTATCGACAAATTTGTAAGATGATGGCTGCCTTTCAAAGTACCCAGAAGCTGTACGTCATTATTGATTGGGTGGGTAGGGCTAGGGGCACTCAATCTGGCGATTTTTGAACTAAATCACAGACTGGATAACATCTCGGTGAAACTTTTTACTCTGCAAGGTGAAGTTATGATCAATTTGAGGTCATTGGAATGTATCTGCTCTACCTAACTCAAACATCCTAGGTTTAGCTAGGTAATTAGCTTATTTGGCTTAAATAAATATCTACTGtataaattgtttttggatagtGTCCATCTCCTCCTGGAACTagtaacatactgtatatatttatgatAGCTACTTAGTTCATGCAGTTATTTCTATACATGGCTAACTAAGATAGCAATGCAGATAATAGGTCTGAGCAAGCTTATGTTTTTGCTTGATAGATATCAATCCGTCTAATATAGTTACTCAGCTTATATATtgtaacaaacattttttttaatgtatttggcCAATCCATTTACCCATGATAGTTACTTAACTTATATTTAAGCAACATATTATTTAGAGAGGTAGGTCCCCTGTCTATTTACATATGGTAGTTACTTAGCATATATGTATTTTagtaaactattttttttgttttagcaaGGTAGTTATCCTAGATCTGGCTATAATAAATACTTATACTTATAATGaatacagggacggcgtggcgcagtgggagagtggccttgcgcaacccgaggggccctggttcaaatcccaccaagtaccaacctcgtcacgtccgttgtgtcctgagcaagacacttcacccttgctcctgatgggtgctagttggcgccttgcatggcagctccctccatcggtgtgtgaatgtgtgtgtgaatgggtaaatgtggaagtagtgtcaaagcgctttgagtaccttgaaggtagaaaagcgctatacaagtacaacccatttatcattatcatttattgtatatattattatttttgtacatAAGCCAGCTCATCCCAGAACTAGTTATCCCATCTAGTTATGATAGATGCTTAGTTTGTACAGTATGttttaaaaaacatgttatttgcTAGCTAGTTAACGTATCTGGCTAACCAAGGTAGCTATGTAGCTTACATGTCTTAAGCAAGCTTATGTTTTTACTGACTAGTTGTCCATCTACTTGCTTATATAATGTAGCAAGCATTTTTAAAATCTAATTGGCCAACCAGTTTACCTATGACAGTTACTTAGCTTATATTTTAGGAACATACTTTTTCAGCAAGCCAGTGACCCTATTTACATATTCTTTTTCTTAATTCATTTATATAATAttatcccctgaagagcagggaaacctgcgaaacaggggaCAAGCGaaggaaaatgtatgtatgtatatatgtgtatatatatatatatatatgtatatatatatatatatatatatatatatatgtatatatatatatatatatatatatatgtctatatgtctatatatatatatatatatatatatatatatatatatatatatatatatatatatatataatatacacacacacgggcttcacggtggcagaggggttagtgcatctgcctcacaatacgaaggtcctgcagtcctgggttcaatcccaggctttggatctttctgtgtggagtttgcatgttctccccctgaatgcgtgggttccctccgggtactccggcttcctcccactcccaaagacatgcaccaggggataggttgattggcaacactaaattggccctagtgtgtgaatgtgaatgttgtccgtctatctgtgttggccctgcgatgaggtggcgacttatccagggtgtaccccgcctcccgcccgattgtagctgagatgggcgccagcccccccgcgaccccaaaagggaataagcggtaggaaatggatggatatatatatacacacacacacgcacgcacgcacgcacgcatgtatgtatacacacacacacacatactgtacgtgtgtgtgtgtatatatatatatatatatatatgtatatatatatatatatatatatatatatatatatatatatatatatatatatatatatatatatatatacagtatatatacatatacattttctaccgattgtcccttttggggtcgcggggggtgctggagcctatcaactgcatttgggcggaaggcaggttactccctggacaagtcgctacctcatcgcagggccaacacagataggcagacaacattcacactcacattcacacactagggctaatttattgttgccaatcaacctatcccatgtctttggaagtgggaggaagccagagtacccggagggaacccaggcagtcacagggagaacatgcaaactccacacagaaagataccgagcccggaTTTaattcaggactactcaggaccttcgtattgtgaggcacatacactaacccctgtgtcaccgtgctgcccatgtatatacagtatatatatatatatatatatatatacatacagtatatatatatatatatatatacagtatatatatatatatatatatgtgtatatatacatatatatatatatacacacatgaatacatatacatgtgtgacAAAGGCCGAGTACCTGACTGcaccctagccagggatacggtgaagacctcagcAGCGGAGCCggtggaagacggtagatttaaggactaccacaacggctgcaatggtggcggaaggctgcagcagaaaagggtccccagttgtcTTGGGACTCCATGCCACAGGACCCTGACCcgttctgtcaaggatcgtgtggtgactgtctgtgcaccagtctccacaAGTTCACCAAAGTCACACATaatgatatatagatatatgtatgtatatatatatatatatatatatatatatatatatatatatatatatatatatatatatatatatatatacagtatgtgtgtatatatatatatgtatgtatataccgtattgccttgaattgccgccgggtatatagcatgcgcctgctttgaattactgccggtgtcaaactcgcttcgcaaaataattagcgcatgcttagtattaccgccgggtcaaactcgttacatcacgagtgacacttcctctgtcatcattttcaaaatggaagtgGCTGATTTCAATAAGTTGAatccgcataaagggaagaagattaagagctattcagtagaatataagatccaagctattgaataccggtatgctaaaaagaacagtaagcagctatgttttattaatatacctgtggagcagacattccgacagacaggcagggcacccTGGAGCCCgacccaagatggcggtgaggagacGCCGAGCGAGCGGAGACGAGGAGCGAAAGAGctacctggactgaggttttattgaaaaataaactaagtcaaactgctcaagccatgtccttccttggtggtcctgggtaCCCGCAAGACGACGTCTTgggaccgtcacaataccgtagctgcgtgtgtcaaatatgagtcattaaatgactcccgcctcctggtggtagagggcgctagtgatccttcttgcgactattcggctgcagaagaagtgaaatgagtgacgtgattgtgctgggacggatatgacgcggcggctgcacgacggacctttgctGGCAATGTAAACAACccggctgaaataaagcatgttccagtcctaaatacccagtgtattatttatacaataacacttcatgttggcagcggtgggataaagagaacagaacgggagggggagttgtctgagtataattctgtcgtcgcccgcactcgaggagccgagctaactgatagcagcggtctgatagcagttttctaaactggactttcaattgaagcaggaggtaataaaggaagatctccatcgagacagagagacttttaaaactgaagaaagataaggaagacttctataaacaagttatctatgcttttgattagaaggagctggcatggatttcatttataagtaaaggtaagaccataataacattttttatttttttattaaatgtgcttttcatgatggtatccttacattacactcaaatttttacagcatgcctttggtaagtgctggagtgagaagaggttttaaaataattagcgcatgcttgctttcaccgcatgcctttggtaagtgcaggagtgagaagaggttttaaattaaatagcgccctggcagcaattcaaggaaatacggtatatgtaccttccgcccgattgtagctgagataggcgccagcgccccccgcgaccccgaaagggaataagcggtagaaaatggatggatggacggtatatatgtatatatatatatgtatatatttatgtatgtttggccctgcgatgaggcggcgacttgtccagggtgtaccccgccttccgcccgattgtagctgagataggcgccagcgccccccgcgaccccgaaagggaataagcggtagaaaatggatggatggatggatttatgtatgtacatatatatatatatatatatatatatatatatatatatatatatatatatatatatatgtatatgtgtatatatgtaaatattgtgtttatgtatatatcttAGTACGGTAGTTTCATTTTTATCAAGGTAGTTGTATGTATTGTTGAGTATCCATATGGTGCTTACTTTGTGTATATGATATACAGTATTTTAGGTAGTTTTGAACTACTTTAGCTGCTTAGGCTAGCTAgataaaatatacatactatatacccagTGTAACTACTTAGCCTATACATTTGACATAGTTAATTACTGTAGCCTACCcagtgtatatacatttatatattattgAGCTAGTTCTTATTAGACAGTCTATCTGTCTAGCTATCAACAGTAGTTAATTAGCTTACATATTTTAGTAATCCAGTTAGCGCATCCATCGATGATAGCTACTGAgtgtttactgtatatatatattattgagcAGACAATTAATCTACATACCTATTTACCTACTTATTTAtccatctatatactgtatatgagtTGTGTGTTAATGTTGTGCATTATATAAGAACCCAGTCACAAAAGACGCAACACATCAGCGTGTTATAtttaacaatatatatttccattgTCGTTGTACATTCCATTTCAACATAGGCTTTCTTCACAAACAAAAAGTTGGCAATCTAAATAAATACTATATAAAATAGAACTtcaaaataaatatatctataaagggaaACTTTTTAAATGAGAGCttttttcctttcctttctgtatatctaaaaacaaacaaaaaagcacaGATTTCTTCGCTCCCCAGAACTTCTGCGAAGGCATAAAGGAATGGAGTTGCGTTATGCAGCTAAAATGGGATTCAAGGATTGAGGAACGTCATTGGCTCAAAAGCGAGCGACACAAGTGGCGTTTGAGAGCATGTAGAGGGTCACAGCATTTGCagagaataaaatacaataatggAACTGTTGAGGATTATGCTACAATAAGCACATGTAAAAAGTATACAAAGGGCAGAAGAAGACGGAAAAACGGCAGCAGACAAGGCGAAACAGGCGGCAACACAACCTTGAGCCGTGACACAAATGTATGCACGGCAGCTGTGTTTGTCACTCAAGAGCGAAAGAAACAGAGCGGCAGGAAATGGGTCGATCCGGACACGGGCGGATTGTGTTCCTTCTGTGCACTCATTGAATCCACACTGGAGGGAATTAGCTTAGCCTGCTAAAAAGCCTTGGAGCTGTTcactttttcaaatatatttcttATTGCCGGGCACTCTTTTTGAATCAAGTGCTTCCTCTCACCATTCTCAATCTCAAAAATAGATATCTAATATATTCTCTTTTAATCGTAGTTATCATAGTGTACCATGCAACCTTTCAAGGACATTTTCTCTTCTAAAGAACACAAATGTAGTGAAAGTATTTACAGCAAATAACAACCTGCATAGCTTCTATTACTAAATATATCGTCTGGTGATACAAGCTTGGCCGCTCTTCTTCGGTTTGTTTGGCACCTTTTCCACTTTTTTAGATATTGCCACATACTCGATCAAGGCTAAAGACAGTGTCTAATCAGCTTTTGTGCAACAAGACAAATGTTAGCAGAATTTGAGGATGAAAATGGAGCAACACAGACAGACCCCCATGTTTAAGCTAAAAACACAAAAGGCCTTCGGTATTAAAGGGCAGCATGCTTTTTTTAACGTTCCTTTTTTTGGGAGAGAAACCAACTGAGTGCATCATAATCACCCTCTCGGACTGCGACTACATGCTAGCGTAAGCTCGCTTCCtttggcgaaaaaaaaaaaagtcctcatgCAAGCCACAAAAATAAGACTTTTCGGAATAAAACGCAGCTCTGATGATGACAAAGAAGACACTAAAAGTAGCGCACTCACCACCGTAATCCTGTGCTTTAGTACGATCTTTAGGGGATAGCGTTGacctaaaaataaaaagttgtgcAAGGGATCAAGGCGGATTACGTACCTAAAACTTAAACCCCGCCCTCTGTTTTCCAACGGAAAGTTGGCTAACTAgtttttgctattgcctttttgcCCCGATTTTTTTCTTTGCCCTATTGCGAAGAGGAAGTAGATCGGGTTCTTCGGCAGTTTCCCTGCTGCATTCAAGAACACTGACAACTGAAAGTCCTACGACTTCACTGGGATTCGATTGTACTCGATGAGTAGTTTATCGCAGTCGTCTGCCCTTTTTTTGATCATTTACCATTGCTTACAACCCTTTGAGGCCATATCCCGAACATTTCCGACTTCCCAAGCAACCCGTGTATGCAGCAGATTCTAAAGTGGACAGTCCCTGAGAAGGTTTGGGTCTAATTTAGTTTACAAACATCTCTACGACACATTGACTAACTTCTAGCATGGTGGAGCATGCAGGTCATGACATGCACTACCTCGGAACTGATCCAGGATCAACCCTCAGATTGAGATGTTCCGAGTCTCACTTTAAGGGAATATTGGGTTTGTTCAAATGATTTGTGGCAATAGATGGATAGTTAGCATTACTAAGCTAGCATATTTAACTATGGTTGTTCATAATCAGACAGAGGGGCTGTGCTTATGGGGGCAAAGAAGGGGTAGATAGATACGTAGTTCTGTAGTTCaacttatatattttatatattatccCAAAATCAACAGGACCAGTTTATGGTTAGTCACAAAATTAGCTGACTTTTCGCTAGCAGTTGTCCTCTCAAAACAACCCAAACTCCAGGCCCAGGGTGAGGTCCCTTTAACGGAGGAGAACATCGACAAGAGCTCGTCAACTCTCTCTTGTCAAGCTCGTTTTAATCACTTTCAGAACACAGGTCAAGAAGCTATTATAAGTACCTTTTTGTTATACATCTTCCAGCACATTAATGTGGTTGGTTAGGTCCCTAGAGATTGAGCAAGTACTGTGGTGCCGTCCAGTTTGTGTTTTTTAGCAACGCCTGACAGAAAGTTCTGGTATCATGACCCCTGTTTCTCCCCCTGCTTCTCAAGTGTCCCCGCTTTCGCTTGCACGCCTCCGTTTTTACACACCGGGATGCCACCTTGCAAGTTCTTGCAGCGGCAGCCGGGCCTGCTGACGTTGTCGTAGCACTTCTGTCCCAGTTTGGCCAGACCGGTGGCTGGCAGGTAGCACACCAGACAAGGCAGGACAACGGACAGGGCGGCCATGAAGGACCAGCGTGCGCAGCAGTTGGCCTGCGAGCAAGAGCAGGGCTTATCTGCGCACGAGCCCTCGTCGTCCTCGTCCTCCGTGCAGTGGTAAAAGATCCCCTTGACCAGGCACATGCAGGTGGCCGCGTCTACCAGGCTCTGGGCAGAGCACAGGCACTCCTGGTTGCACACCCAGCAGGAGGGCAGGGTCCGGGGAAGGGTACACTCGGTGCATCGGCACTTGCTGCAGTGTTCGCAGAGAATGAGGTGCTTCTTCTCAGCTGGGGAGGACGGGATTAGCGCCGACCCCTGCTGCCCTTCTGCCGGAAGTTTTCCAGACTTGAGGTCCAGCAATTTAGATGAGGAGGTGCAGGAGGAAGcaggagaggaggaggaggagccgaTGACTTTAGGTTCAGAGGGAGCCAAGCTGCCGGGAGTTCGAGTGGTGATTGTGTTGACAAGGCCCTGGTGGGGGTGCAGGTTAGGGTGGTGGTCCACCGTTGGGTTCGGCGCGGCATGGTCCAGCAGCCTCTGGTCCGACGACGTGCTGCTACTGCTGCTGATTGAGCTGGGCCTCCCGCTGAAAGAGATCCAAGGGTGGGTGGTGGTGTCGTGGTGAGGCTCACAACGACCCTGGTGATGGTGCTGGTGATTGTGATGGTTGTTGTGGTTGGCGCCCACAATCTCTTCGTGGCTGGGACAGTTGGTCCTTCTGCTTGCCGTCTTCTGACTCTCGGGCTGCTGGGAGACGACGGCCGGGCTGTCGATGTAGTCGTTCTCCACGTGCGAGGACTTGATTTGATCGATGGCGTAGATGGTGAGGGGATGCTGCAGGCGGCCGTAGGGCACTCGACTGTCCAGCAGGGGCTGGGATATGATGGAGGACGACACTCCGGGGATGTGGTGGGGAACCCTGGACTCCATCTGTAGGGTGGTGCCTGGCACTCGTCACTTCAAAGCAGCATCTAGCACAACTGTGAAGAAATACAAAGGACATTTAGCACTAGGTATTTTAAGAATTTGATCCTTACTTGCctattttttcattaaatcattgCTCAAACATGTTTTACTGTCTTTGTTTTACTTATGTGTCTCTTAAATTGCTGTTAAACAGTTATTGTCACGAGTATTGTGCCTCTGTGACATAGCACAAGGCTAGTTGGAATATTCTTTTTGGGCAGATCTTCAATTACTCCAAACTATTTTAGAacgattacttaaaaaaaaagcttacATGCAAATATTGTAATAGTCATTTCATTCCTATACTATTCACAGCCACTAGGGGCAGTATTTGCATGGGATTCTTATGATATGTCAATGAACTGAGCACATTTCGAATGTGGGATCTTGGACCTGATCCCACATTCGAAATGTGCTCAGTAGTTtgaggaaaataaagaaaaacatatgaAGTTCCATTATATTTGAAGGCCAAATTAATAGATTTTTAGTTTCTATGCTGAAAGGGTAAACAGATGCAAAAATTGCTTCAGAAAACCAGTGATCAGGGGAGGCCCCAGATGGATTGTATTTTCAGAGGAGAGACTCACTCACTTTAAAACCCCCTGACATGAATAAAACACACTCATCATTTTGGACACATCTGTTCATACCATCGAAGGTCAAGTTGCGACCTATTCTCGGCAACGAACCCATTTGAAAACACTTTTTATAAAAAagtttttctccccccccccccgctttTCATTTTGGTATTTTGAACTCTCATCTGCAGAATGTAGTCACATTTTCATTCCTTTAATGCAAATTGGAACATCTTAGTAATTTTCTCACGGGTCGACCGACCCAAACAAGAGCCGCTTTCCAACTCTGACATTAGAACAATGAACGTTCCAAAGAGCGGGGGGCGCACCACCGAGCTGGACTTGCATGCAAAAGAACCCCAAGaggaaaaaacaaataataataaaagtacaaCAACAAAGTCAAATTTATAATATTTTGCTCTTTTAGTCACCCCCCGATAGGCATTATTTGTGGAAATATGGCTTCCAAACTTTTTCAAATATTATGTATTTTTACTGGTGGTTTGTCTTTTTTGTGAATGGACGCTGCTTGGCTGCACTGGCTGTTGCAAGCATGACTCAAAACGCTGCAGCAGTCatcatgatgatgatgacgatgatgatgatgatgatgatgatgatgatgatgatgatgatgatgatgatgatgatgatgatggtgagccCTTTTTTGCAACCAACATTTTCTTCATTAAAAgataaaacagcacattttgaTTGCAGTTCAATGTCATGAGTGGGAGATTTTTTTATATTGAATGAACATGTGTGCaccattttttttccaatattggGCCGAGCAACGACAAAAAACCTGTTGTTGCACTAATGCTTGGCACTGATCAAAACTGGATCATTATAAGCCGGAACTGTGCGTGTGCGTGAGCTTTATGTGCCtctgcgcgtgcgtgtgtgcatgccccccccccccccccccccccttcccttcCCTTCCCTTCCTTCGATATGTGAATGGACTGAGTCATAAAAACCGGAGGCGGACGttgttttacatgtatttatttatttatatttattctcAAACGGTTGGTTTAAATGTAAGGACGTGAGGTACAACCTTGATGGAGAGGAAATGATGCAGACAGCGTATTGAATGCAGGTTGCCAGGTTTGCACGAAAAGACACCAAAAAGCACAAATGGTTGGAGATGAAAGCATGAAGAAATGAGGAATATGCCACCCTACTTGGtgtcattattattaatagtacatGAATCTGCTTGGAAGCGTCACAACTTCCCCTTCCTGCGCCCTTAACTTTGGTTAAATATTGACTCCAAGTGCAAACACGGCTGAGGGGGGACAAAAAGGGGGCAGCTTCGTTGCAGAAGACCGAGGAACA
The window above is part of the Nerophis ophidion isolate RoL-2023_Sa linkage group LG04, RoL_Noph_v1.0, whole genome shotgun sequence genome. Proteins encoded here:
- the spry4 gene encoding protein sprouty homolog 4, with protein sequence MESRVPHHIPGVSSSIISQPLLDSRVPYGRLQHPLTIYAIDQIKSSHVENDYIDSPAVVSQQPESQKTASRRTNCPSHEEIVGANHNNHHNHQHHHQGRCEPHHDTTTHPWISFSGRPSSISSSSSTSSDQRLLDHAAPNPTVDHHPNLHPHQGLVNTITTRTPGSLAPSEPKVIGSSSSSPASSCTSSSKLLDLKSGKLPAEGQQGSALIPSSPAEKKHLILCEHCSKCRCTECTLPRTLPSCWVCNQECLCSAQSLVDAATCMCLVKGIFYHCTEDEDDEGSCADKPCSCSQANCCARWSFMAALSVVLPCLVCYLPATGLAKLGQKCYDNVSRPGCRCKNLQGGIPVCKNGGVQAKAGTLEKQGEKQGS